One window from the genome of Lentibacillus daqui encodes:
- a CDS encoding rod shape-determining protein, with the protein MLSRDIGIDLGTANVLIHLKGKGIVLDEPSVVAMNRNTGRVLEVGEAARRMVGRTPGNIEATRPLKDGVIADFDVTEAMLKHFIDRINVKGFLAKPRMLICCPTNITKVEQKAIREAAEKSGGKKVYLEEEPKVAAIGAGMEIFQPSGNMVVDIGGGTTDIAILSMGDIVTAKSIKMAGDKFDGEILQYIKKKYKLLIGERTAEEIKINVATIFKDSRKEEMDIRGRDMVTGLPKTITVYSDEIEGALRESANLITQAAKSILEQTPPELSADIIDRGVILTGGGALIHGIDQLLAEELKVPVFISEEPKNCVAKGTGAMLENIDKIERRKIV; encoded by the coding sequence ATGTTATCCAGGGATATTGGAATTGATCTTGGGACAGCCAATGTTTTAATTCATTTAAAGGGGAAGGGGATTGTCTTGGATGAACCTTCTGTTGTTGCTATGAATCGTAATACTGGTCGTGTGCTGGAAGTAGGCGAGGCTGCACGCAGAATGGTTGGACGTACACCGGGAAATATTGAAGCTACCCGCCCGTTGAAAGATGGGGTTATTGCGGATTTTGATGTGACGGAAGCAATGTTAAAACATTTTATTGATAGAATTAATGTGAAAGGATTTTTGGCAAAACCTCGTATGCTGATTTGCTGCCCTACGAATATTACCAAGGTCGAGCAAAAGGCGATAAGGGAAGCAGCGGAAAAATCCGGCGGTAAAAAGGTGTATTTGGAAGAGGAGCCAAAGGTCGCAGCGATTGGGGCCGGCATGGAAATTTTTCAACCGAGTGGCAATATGGTTGTTGATATTGGTGGCGGTACAACCGATATTGCAATCCTGTCAATGGGTGATATTGTTACGGCGAAATCGATTAAAATGGCTGGTGATAAATTTGATGGGGAAATACTTCAATACATAAAGAAAAAATATAAATTGTTAATTGGAGAACGTACCGCGGAGGAAATTAAAATTAATGTAGCGACCATTTTCAAGGACTCGCGCAAAGAGGAAATGGATATTCGCGGACGTGACATGGTAACCGGTTTGCCAAAGACGATTACCGTTTATTCTGATGAAATCGAAGGCGCACTCCGTGAATCGGCAAATCTAATTACCCAAGCTGCCAAATCTATCCTGGAACAAACACCACCAGAATTGTCCGCTGACATTATCGACCGTGGTGTCATTCTAACAGGAGGAGGGGCATTAATTCACGGTATTGACCAATTATTGGCAGAGGAATTAAAGGTTCCTGTATTTATTTCCGAAGAACCAAAGAATTGCGTTGCCAAAGGGACAGGGGCTATGCTGGAAAACATTGATAAAATTGAACGCCGGAAAATTGTTTGA
- the spoIIID gene encoding sporulation transcriptional regulator SpoIIID — protein sequence MHDYIKERTIRIGKYVVETRKTVRMIAKEFGVSKSTVHKDLTERLPEIHPELANQVKDILEYHKSIRHLRGGEATRKKYKDEPESATTIEPVG from the coding sequence GTGCACGATTACATCAAGGAAAGGACTATCAGGATAGGGAAATATGTCGTTGAGACGAGGAAAACTGTCCGTATGATAGCAAAGGAATTTGGTGTATCCAAAAGTACAGTTCACAAAGATTTAACGGAAAGACTGCCAGAAATACATCCGGAACTAGCAAATCAGGTAAAAGATATACTCGAATACCATAAATCCATCCGCCATCTTCGCGGAGGTGAGGCAACCAGAAAGAAGTATAAAGATGAACCGGAAAGTGCAACAACCATTGAACCGGTTGGATGA
- a CDS encoding AimR family lysis-lysogeny pheromone receptor, with the protein MKYSKTGMAANSLSSIPDENKLSLGQVQLMLFREHNNETALQLMRQFCLQSTSDEIKKKGMEFLYTNGYINDLQLLVNKNRESSNASNREWAEIYQLVVNRKRQSGQYSRALAEHLSFYKTDDPELQCVIELLKLACHFDLREFGKFGNFLDKLSDLFDAVEDVQLLFYFNLRLYQNLFIYYWTRNELIMARKYAFRVLNETTNNQTIVNMHINLGLTYTFDTYFQGMYHLNKASKLAEKYHYQDSLRAIHQQNIPFLSAHFKQVDGIVSDDKSEQAHIEIAKGNYDQAIKLLNEVPIDSPFKLYYLGAAKQDKNILLQSYNQFIEKRSDYFFSRLPLNDLADMK; encoded by the coding sequence GTGAAGTACTCCAAGACTGGCATGGCAGCAAACTCTCTATCATCCATTCCCGATGAAAACAAATTATCGTTGGGGCAGGTCCAGCTCATGTTGTTTCGGGAACATAACAATGAGACTGCCTTACAATTAATGCGGCAATTTTGTTTGCAATCGACATCCGATGAAATTAAGAAAAAAGGAATGGAGTTTCTATATACAAACGGCTATATAAATGATCTACAATTACTGGTCAATAAAAATCGGGAATCCAGCAATGCTTCCAACCGGGAATGGGCAGAAATATATCAGCTGGTTGTGAATCGAAAACGACAATCTGGTCAGTACTCACGAGCATTAGCGGAGCATCTATCCTTTTATAAGACGGATGACCCCGAGTTGCAATGTGTCATTGAACTGCTGAAATTAGCCTGTCATTTTGATCTGCGGGAATTTGGCAAGTTTGGGAATTTCCTTGATAAGCTGTCCGATTTGTTTGATGCGGTAGAAGATGTTCAGTTGTTATTTTATTTTAATTTAAGACTCTATCAAAACTTGTTTATTTATTATTGGACAAGAAACGAGTTAATTATGGCCAGGAAGTATGCATTTCGGGTACTCAATGAAACAACCAATAATCAAACAATCGTAAACATGCATATCAACTTGGGACTCACGTACACATTCGATACTTATTTCCAAGGTATGTATCATTTGAATAAAGCTTCAAAATTAGCAGAGAAATATCATTATCAAGATAGTCTTCGTGCTATACACCAGCAAAACATACCATTCTTGTCGGCACATTTTAAACAGGTGGATGGTATTGTAAGCGATGACAAAAGTGAGCAAGCCCATATTGAAATAGCAAAAGGCAATTATGACCAAGCAATTAAACTTTTAAATGAAGTGCCAATAGACAGCCCCTTTAAACTGTATTATTTGGGAGCTGCCAAACAAGATAAAAATATACTGCTTCAATCATACAATCAATTCATTGAAAAAAGAAGTGATTATTTCTTCTCCAGACTGCCACTAAATGATTTGGCGGACATGAAATGA
- a CDS encoding peptidoglycan DD-metalloendopeptidase family protein yields MKEENNAPKNKWSRIFRKKWFFPALYLVIAAILLTAVIWYQNLDNQVKESDDSQVEDYADGSYDQEAKPVANQQEQIKMPVKADQAEIVTKFFDYNADDKDQEEALVHYNNRYYQSTGIDIASPDTEKFDVTAALSGTVKEVKEDPLLGNVVELSHQKGVTTYYASLGEVNVKANDKVKQGDVIGTGGKNLFNKDKEVHVHFELRKDEKALNPEEFFNQPVSKLDSVKTDEASAEESKSKEDSKADDANKEDESVTTGDDENQSDSDATDESDDNSNADDSDQSGSDENSDGADADKENPDQTTPDENKDSESDEQDGTSNGDASKSANTSKNA; encoded by the coding sequence ATGAAAGAAGAAAACAATGCTCCAAAAAATAAATGGAGCCGCATTTTTCGTAAGAAGTGGTTCTTTCCAGCATTATACCTGGTAATTGCTGCTATTCTCCTTACAGCAGTTATATGGTATCAAAATCTGGATAACCAAGTTAAAGAGTCGGATGATAGTCAGGTTGAGGATTACGCTGATGGTTCTTATGACCAGGAAGCCAAGCCAGTAGCAAACCAGCAAGAACAGATCAAAATGCCTGTTAAAGCAGATCAAGCAGAAATCGTAACTAAATTTTTCGATTACAACGCGGATGATAAGGATCAGGAGGAAGCCTTAGTCCATTACAATAACCGATACTATCAAAGTACTGGTATCGATATTGCATCCCCGGACACTGAAAAATTCGATGTTACAGCTGCACTAAGTGGTACTGTTAAAGAGGTAAAAGAAGATCCACTCTTGGGTAACGTTGTCGAATTATCTCATCAAAAAGGCGTCACAACGTACTATGCAAGCCTTGGAGAAGTAAATGTTAAAGCAAACGACAAGGTGAAGCAAGGTGATGTTATCGGGACAGGTGGCAAAAATCTATTTAATAAGGACAAAGAAGTACACGTCCACTTTGAGTTGAGAAAAGATGAAAAAGCGCTCAACCCGGAAGAATTCTTTAATCAGCCAGTAAGCAAGCTTGACAGTGTAAAAACTGATGAAGCAAGTGCAGAGGAATCAAAATCCAAAGAAGATTCAAAAGCGGATGACGCCAACAAGGAAGATGAGTCAGTGACTACTGGTGATGATGAAAATCAATCAGATTCCGATGCAACGGATGAATCCGATGATAACAGCAATGCAGATGATTCCGATCAATCCGGTTCAGATGAAAATAGTGATGGAGCAGATGCAGATAAGGAGAACCCGGATCAAACAACTCCAGACGAGAACAAGGATTCTGAATCAGATGAACAAGATGGAACTTCTAACGGAGATGCATCCAAATCAGCGAATACATCCAAAAATGCATAA